Within Scomber scombrus chromosome 12, fScoSco1.1, whole genome shotgun sequence, the genomic segment TTGGCCCAGCCGAACCACACGAAGACGGTGAAGGTGGTGTCGCTGACGCAGGGCGGGTCACAGAATGGGACGGTGCAGTTGAGGACGAAGAATGGCAGCCAGCAGAACACAAACACCCCCATGATGATGGAGAGCGTCTTCAGGACTTTGGTTTCCTTCTTGAACGATGACTTTAAAGAGGCTTCATCGTTGTTCCTGTTCTGTTGGTGCTGGTTCCTGTTAACGCCGTAGCCTTGGTTCTGTGCCTGCTCCGCCGCCCGCTCCAAAGATGTGATCCGGCGGATCTGGGTCTGAGCGATCCTGTAGATGCGGGTGTAGGTGGCGATCATGATCACCACGGGGATGTAGAAGCtgatgagggaggaggagatggcgTAGGTTTTGTTCAAGTTAGCGACGCAGCTCTTGGCGGCGGTGCTGGTGTTGAGGTTGCTGCTGTTCGTGAAGTTCCTGCTCATCATTTCCACCaactcctccaccagctcctcctcctcctccccagcCCGGTGCCAGTTGAGCTGCACCGGTATGAAGGAGATCAGGATTGACAGCGTCCACGCTACCCCAATCATGACAAACGCCACCCGGTGAGTCATCTTCCGCTCATACTTGAACGGGCTGGCGATGGCCCAGTAGCGGTCCACGCTGATGATGCACAGATTGAGGATGGAGGCCGTGGAGCACATGATGTCAAAGGCGATCCAAACACCACAAAACCGGCCAAAAAGCCACGTGCCAGTCACCTCAGTGATGGCTTCCCATGGCATCACTAGCACGGCCACAAACAGGTCTGACACGGCCAGCGAGATGACGAAGAAGTTGGTGACTTTGGAGCGCAGGTGGCGGAACTTCACCACGGCTGCGCACACCAGCGTGTTCCCGAGCAGCGTGGACACGATGAGCAGGAACAGTACGCAGCCGACGAGGACGCGCAGCCCGCCGTTCCCTCCTCCGCTTCCCccatcctccctttcctcctcctcctcttcctctccgcTTGTCCCGTCCAGCTCCGACAGAACTTGAGTAAAATTACTCCACATCGTGTAGTTTTCCATTGTTTCCCCACCACACTAAGAGAGTAATTAGACGTTTAAACAGGCAATTAATATCCACACATAAAACTGCTTCTCCTCTTTCCAGCTGCTCCTGACGCACAAACCATCCTCTGATCTCtcaatgaagaaataaaaggaaagaaggaaagggttgctttatttaataaaaatccTGTTTCCTCTTCATTTGCATTGTCTTCTTTAAAATGAGATTCTTATTCCGGACAATCGAAGCTCAAAACAATCCCCAGAAAAATGCTCCGCGCGTATTTATCGTCAGAAATTCttctaatattaaaaataacacatacaaaaaaaccttgtgatattaaaacaataacagtgGTAATGATAAATCCAGCCGGCAGCTCGGTATCTCCCGATGGGGGATCTAGGTCTCTGTCCCGGTGTTTTGTGGCTCATAGTGGACTCACCTCTCTGAGTGTGACGCGCTGAGATGGATGCTGCTGCCCGGCTCGTTTTACCTCCTCAGCAGCACAGGTAGCAGATTACTGGGATCCACTGCATCAGAGCGCGttacagttttcattttacGCTGATTGCATATGTAAAGTTCATGTTGAAGGTCTTAGATCGTGTTGATTGATATCCGAGGAACTGAACCAAGAGCGTTACGCACACAGCTTGCCTCTTTCTCACAGGAACAGCAGTGAAATGAAAGAAGAGTAACATCACTGATCTTGtcatcataaaataaatgagcagtAATGATAATCATTTATATCAACAGGGAGGTTTTTATCGTCATTTAAATCTGACATAAATTCTACTTATTTGAAGGCAAAAATTACCTTAACCTGTGCAAGTAGCAGAATTAAATAATTACAGACAGATTGAtgatatcattattataattatttagtATATGCACTCAGTAGCCCGTTGATTATATACACCTGGATATGAGTAATGATATAACAGCCCTGCAATAAaaggttataatgttcagttttaatTGAATCTGTTTTTAGAGAGATGTTGATTAATTTCATAGTCATTTTCCAATAAATCACAATTCATAACAggatgaacaaacaaacagtactaaacactgcaaaaaaagtaaattaaaaaaagaaaaaatcaaaggGTTTAAATTAATATAGTATggtattatagtatagtattaaTATAGTATCAATACAACATTGGGTTAAGTTTAGCCAGTAGCAATCTGTTATTTTGAACCCAGCGCTACACACAACAAGCTAAAAACTcccaaatgtgttgttttttgtacaaaaCATTATACATGA encodes:
- the LOC133991933 gene encoding D(1)-like dopamine receptor, translating into MENYTMWSNFTQVLSELDGTSGEEEEEEEREDGGSGGGNGGLRVLVGCVLFLLIVSTLLGNTLVCAAVVKFRHLRSKVTNFFVISLAVSDLFVAVLVMPWEAITEVTGTWLFGRFCGVWIAFDIMCSTASILNLCIISVDRYWAIASPFKYERKMTHRVAFVMIGVAWTLSILISFIPVQLNWHRAGEEEEELVEELVEMMSRNFTNSSNLNTSTAAKSCVANLNKTYAISSSLISFYIPVVIMIATYTRIYRIAQTQIRRITSLERAAEQAQNQGYGVNRNQHQQNRNNDEASLKSSFKKETKVLKTLSIIMGVFVFCWLPFFVLNCTVPFCDPPCVSDTTFTVFVWFGWANSSLNPVIYAFNADFRRAFATILGCNRICSSNAVEAVNFSNEMVSYHHDTTLQKETLVPAQPQQHARTINVGSDHLEDMSAQFDEESLISNGSQSHNRLLLLPATVQLEDDPEISLETITPFTSVAGLESDALIPGQVYQDG